The following coding sequences are from one Zalophus californianus isolate mZalCal1 chromosome 15, mZalCal1.pri.v2, whole genome shotgun sequence window:
- the NUDT13 gene encoding nucleoside diphosphate-linked moiety X motif 13 isoform X2, with product METELKGSFTELRKAVFQLNTKDASLLTTAQALLRWHDAHQFCSRSGQPTKKNMAGSKRVCPSNKIIYYPQMAPVVITLVSDGTRCLLARQSSFPKGMYSALAGFCDIGESLEEAVRREVAEEVGLEVERLQYSASQHWPFPNSSLMIACHATVHPGQTEIQVNLKELEAAGWFSHDEVATALRKNNPYTQQQYGTFWLPPKLAIAHQLIKEWVEKPSCSTLPA from the exons ATGGAGACAGAGCTCAAGGGCTCTTTCACTGAGCTGAGGAAGGCTGTCTTTCAGCTGAATACAAAGGATGCCTCCTTGCTGACCACG GCTCAGGCTCTTCTCCGTTGGCATGATGCTCATCAGTTCTGTAGCAGAAGCGGGCAGCCCACCAAGAAGAATATGGCTGGCAGCAAGCGTGTGTGCCCTTCCAATAAGATTATCTATTATCCACAG ATGGCTCCTGTGGTGATCACTCTGGTGTCAGATGGGACTCGATGCCTGCTTGCCCGCCAGAGTTCCTTTCCCAAGGGAATGTATTCTGCCTTGGCAGGTTTTTGTGATATAG GTGAAAGTCTGGAAGAGGCTGTCCGGAGAGAAGTTGCAGAAGAGGTGGGATTGGAGGTGGAAAGACTGCAGTACTCCGCATCCCAGCACTGGCCCTTTCCTAATAGCTCACTCATGATTGCTTGTCATGCAACTGTGCATCCAGGGCAGACAGAG ATCCAGGTGAACTTGAAAGAACTAGAGGCAGCTGGCTGGTTCAGTCATGATGAGGTAGCCACAGCCCTGAGGAAAAACAATCCATATACTCAGCAACAGTATGGGACATTCTGGTTGCCCCCTAAGTTAGCCATTGCCCACCAACTGATTAAGGAGTGGGTGGAAAAGCCGTCCTGCTCTACCCTGCCTGCTTAG
- the NUDT13 gene encoding nucleoside diphosphate-linked moiety X motif 13 isoform X1, giving the protein MSLYCGIACRRKSFWYFRLLSTYVTKTRYLFELKEDDDACKKAQQTGAFYLFHSLAPLLQKSGHQYQAPRHSLLELESLLAKFGQDIQRIEDSVLIGCSEQHEAWFALDLGLNSSSSINASLQKPEMETELKGSFTELRKAVFQLNTKDASLLTTAQALLRWHDAHQFCSRSGQPTKKNMAGSKRVCPSNKIIYYPQMAPVVITLVSDGTRCLLARQSSFPKGMYSALAGFCDIGESLEEAVRREVAEEVGLEVERLQYSASQHWPFPNSSLMIACHATVHPGQTEIQVNLKELEAAGWFSHDEVATALRKNNPYTQQQYGTFWLPPKLAIAHQLIKEWVEKPSCSTLPA; this is encoded by the exons ATGTCCCTGTATTGTGGAATTGCTTGCAGGAGAAAATCTTTTTGGTACTTTAGGCTGCTGTCAACTTATGTCACTAAGACCCG gtATTTATTTGAACTGAAGGAAGATGATGATGCATGTAAAAAAGCCCAGCAGACAGGAGCATTTTATCTCTTTCATAGCCTGGCTCCTTTGCTTCAGAAATCGGGACACCAATACCAGGCCCCCAGGCATAGCCTACTAG agTTGGAAAGTCTCCTGGCAAAGTTTGGACAGGACATACAAAGAATAGAAGACTCTGTGCTGATTGGATGCTCTGAACAGCATGAAGCATGGTTTGCTCTGGATCTAGGTCTAAATAGCTCCTCTTCCATAAATG CTTCCTTACAGAAACCAGAAATGGAGACAGAGCTCAAGGGCTCTTTCACTGAGCTGAGGAAGGCTGTCTTTCAGCTGAATACAAAGGATGCCTCCTTGCTGACCACG GCTCAGGCTCTTCTCCGTTGGCATGATGCTCATCAGTTCTGTAGCAGAAGCGGGCAGCCCACCAAGAAGAATATGGCTGGCAGCAAGCGTGTGTGCCCTTCCAATAAGATTATCTATTATCCACAG ATGGCTCCTGTGGTGATCACTCTGGTGTCAGATGGGACTCGATGCCTGCTTGCCCGCCAGAGTTCCTTTCCCAAGGGAATGTATTCTGCCTTGGCAGGTTTTTGTGATATAG GTGAAAGTCTGGAAGAGGCTGTCCGGAGAGAAGTTGCAGAAGAGGTGGGATTGGAGGTGGAAAGACTGCAGTACTCCGCATCCCAGCACTGGCCCTTTCCTAATAGCTCACTCATGATTGCTTGTCATGCAACTGTGCATCCAGGGCAGACAGAG ATCCAGGTGAACTTGAAAGAACTAGAGGCAGCTGGCTGGTTCAGTCATGATGAGGTAGCCACAGCCCTGAGGAAAAACAATCCATATACTCAGCAACAGTATGGGACATTCTGGTTGCCCCCTAAGTTAGCCATTGCCCACCAACTGATTAAGGAGTGGGTGGAAAAGCCGTCCTGCTCTACCCTGCCTGCTTAG